A window of the Cutaneotrichosporon cavernicola HIS019 DNA, chromosome: 6 genome harbors these coding sequences:
- the YPD1 gene encoding uncharacterized protein (Histidine Phosphotransfer domain), with amino-acid sequence MVNCSALTSLRDSVCASVIYLTHLLDPDAQTSFPPSPTHLPTLFLSHTLAHIIMASPAPVPTSPQTKINSAEPTKAPTSAPDAAEPSAAVPKASVSSPAPAAARSSAAAPAAEKDATASTPEADAEEDIGPIPTDPEGIINMEIFSQIQDMDDDDDDEAGGHEFSKGIVWGYFEQAESTFQQMEDAIGEPSLWKLSSLGHFLKGSSAALGIINVQNSCEKMQHYGNLRDEEVGAALSEDEALRRIRNLLVDCKRDYAVASAYLRQLYASYDE; translated from the exons ATG GTCAATTGCTCAGCTCT CACAAGCCTCCGCGATTCCGTCTGCGCAAGCGTCATATACCTGACCCATCTGCTCGACCCAGACGCTCAaacctccttccctccatcacccacccaccttcCCACCCTTTTCCTTTCGCACACTCTTGCCCACATCATCATGGCATCCCCCGCGCCCGTCCCAACGTCCCCACAGACCAAGATCAACTCGGCTGAGCCAACCAAG GCTCCCACATCGGCTCCTGACGCAGCGGAGCCCTCTGCGGCCGTTCCCAAGGCGTCCGTTAGCAGTCCTgcacccgccgccgcgaggtcgtctGCAGCAGCTCCTGCCGCGGAAAAGGACGCGACCGCTTCCACCCCCGAGGCcgatgcggaggaggacatcGGACCAATCCCGACTGATCCGGAGGGCATTATCAACATGGAGATCTTCAGCCAGATCCaggacatggacgacgacgatgatgacgaggcCGGAGGACACGAGTTCTCCAAGGGCATCGTCTGGGGCTACTTTGAGCAAGCCGAGAGCACTTTCCAGCAGATGGAGGACGCCAT CGGGGAGCCGTCGTTGTGGAAGCTGTCGTCGCTGGGTCACTTCCTCAAGGGCTCGAGCGCAGCACTGGGCATCATCAATGTGCAGAACTCGTGTGAGAAGATGCAGCATTACGGCAACCttcgcgacgaggaggtcggcgcggcgctgagcgaggatgaggcaCTGAGGCGCATCAGgaacctcctcgtcgactgCAAGCGCGACTACGCCGTCGCGTCGGCATATCTGCGGCAACTGTACGCCTCGTACGACGAGTAA
- a CDS encoding uncharacterized protein (Dna repair and recombination), whose product MPRPKARKFYAVRVGRIPGLYHDWESAQKQINGFPGALHRAFKSETEANAYLNPRPRPKSAVIDLSVESDGKSVIDLTSPGKASKSPSPRVANESPPSRMAQLAHEYREYIDHPVASSPETFPMLEEQPSLDPPLSEQQHDVLKRCMAGDNIFFTGSAGTGKSVLLRALIRSLKARGSGDVAITASTGMAALNIGGCTLHSWAGIGLGAGEVDRLLRFMNNFARKRWYRTVTLLVDEVSMLHGELLDKLDKIGRHYRDPGKPFGGIQIIFCGDFLQLPPVSKGGPVSYAFDSNVWEELFPRTNMITLNSVFRQSDSRFVDCLESMRRGVVSEAHDGLLRSLNRPLEDSDGIRAVLLYSRRMDVDRENMKNLDAIRSKLEIYEAVDRAHETEGGRKIRQHEATDLLNDRSRWPQSLLLKIDAQVMLVTNWKPGLVNGSTGIVTAFLTPDEARKANVIVPSEFEDIHRDRQWPVVRFKPHRHSEPWPDILVPQMTVTVENANQEVEASREQVPLILAWAITIHKSQGLTLDKVCVDLGGAFDCGQAYVAVSRATSLDGLEVRQYTRSKIMTSQRVLDWTQEMAEDEKWDELVMSSQAVLDC is encoded by the exons ATGCCGCGCCCAAAGGCGCGCAAGTTCTACGCCGTGCGCGTGGGCCGCATACCAGGGCTATACCATGACTGGGAATCTGCCCAGAAGCAG ATCAACGGCTTCCCCGGCGCTTTGCACCGCGCGTTCAAGTCCGAAACAGAAGCCAAC GCTTACTTGAACCCGAGACCGCGACCCAAAAGTGCCGTTATCGACCTGAGCGTTGAGTCAGATGGGAAGAGTGTTATCGACCTCACATCCCCGGGCAAGGCGAGCAAGTCGCCTTCCCCTCGGGTGGCAAACGAGTCACCTCCGTCTCGGATGGCACAACTCGCTCACGAGTATCGCGAATACATTGATCATCCAGTCGCGTCCTCTCCCGAAACGTTCCCCATGTTAGAAGAACAGCCCAGCCTCGACCCTCCATTGTCTGAGCAGCAACATGATGTCTTGAAACGCTGCATGGCTGGCGACAACATATTCTTCACTGGTTCAGCCGGGACCGGCAAGTCGGTCCTCCTGCGCGCCCTGATTCGGAGTCTCAAGGCGCGAGGAAGCGGAGACGTCGCCATCACGGCTAGTACCGGCATGGCCGCTCT CAACATTGGGGGGTGTACACTGCACTCATGGGCTGGTATTGGGCTGGGCGCGGGGGAGGTCGACCGCCTACTCAGGTTCATGAACAACTTTGCGCGCAAGCGGTGGTACCGGACCGTTACACTacttgtcgacgagg TCTCCATGCTGCACGGGGAACTGcttgacaagctcgacaaAATTGGACGCCACTACCGAGACCCTGGGAAACCGTTTGGCGGGATCCAG ATCATCTTCTGCGGCGATTTCCTGCAGTTGCCGCCCGTGAGCAAAGGAGGACCCGTGTCGTACGCGTTCGACTCGAACGTCTGGGAGGAGCTGTTCCCACGAACCAACATGATCACTCTCAACAGCGTGTTCCGGCAAAGTGACTCGCGGTTCGTTGACTGTCTCGAGAGTAtgcgccgcggcgtcgtGTCTGAAGCACACGACGGCCTACTGAGGTCGCTCAACCGTCCTCTCGAAGACTCGGATGGCATCAGAGCCGTCCTTCT GTACTCGCGGCGAATGGATGTCGACCGCGAGAACATGAAGAACCTCGACGCTATCAGGTCGAAGCTTGAAATATACGAAGCGGTGGATCGCGCACACGAGACAGAGGGAGGACGGAAAATACGTCAGCACGAGGCAACAGACTTGTTGAACGACCGCTCGCGCTGGCCGCAgagcctcctcctcaagaTCGACGCACAGGTCATGTTGGTCACCAATTGGAAGCCAGGGCTGGTCAATGGGTCGACTG gcaTCGTCACTGCGTTCTTGACGCCGGACGAGGCTCGGAAGGCTAACGTCATCGTTCCGTCGGAATTTGAGGACATCCACCGAGACCGCCAATGGCCTGTGGTCCGGTTCAAGCCCCATCGCCACTCTGAGCCCTGGCCTGACATCCTGGTACCGCAGATGACCGTGACCGTCGAGAACGCGAACCAGGAAGTTGaggcgtcgcgcgagcAGGTCCCCCTCATTCTTGCATG GGCAATCACGATCCACAAGTCGCAGGGCCTGACACTGGACAAAGTCtgcgtcgacctcggcggtGCCTTTGACTGCGGACAGGCTTATGTCGCGGTGTCGCGCGCAACGagcctcgacggccttgaggtGCGGCAGTATACACGGAGCAA AATCATGACGAGCCAGCGCGTCCTGGACTGGACGCAGGAGATGGCCGAAGACGAGAAATGGGACGAATTGGTGATGAGCTCGCAGGCCGTGCTCGACTGCTAG
- a CDS encoding uncharacterized protein (RNA recognition motif) gives MSGKRSTVYVAGLPAAVNEDQLLATFVTFGDILEISLPHEHDASKHRGYAFITFAEAADAQDAIDNYDLNELPGYAGQGKFLKCSIANPNKYGADGSGKHDRALWESEEWLRENAAAGPDLAAEAAADAQNGV, from the exons ATGTCTGGAAAGCGTTCGACGGTGTATGTCGCGGGTCTGCCGGCGGCCGTGAATGAGGACCAGCTGCTTGCGACTTTTGTGACGTTTGGCGACATTCTCGAGATCAGCCTTCCGCACGAGCATGATG catCAAAACACCGCGGCTACGCTTTCATCACCTTTGCAGAGGCGGCCGACGCACAAGATGCTATCGACAACTACGACCTCAACGAGCTCCCCGGGTACGCGGGGCAGGGCAAGTTCCTCAAGTGCTCGATTGCGAATCCGAACAAGTACGGCGCCGACGGGAGCGGCAAGCACGACCGCGCAT tgtgggagagtgaggagtgGCTGCGCGAGAACGCAGCGGCGGGGCCGGACCTCGCGGctgaggcggcggcagaCGCGCAGAACGGCGTTTAG
- the UBA1 gene encoding uncharacterized protein (Ubiquitin-activating enzyme e1 C-terminal domain), producing MEVDPVAGNNQIDEGLYSRQLYVLGHEAMKKMANSNVLVVGMKGLGVEIAKNIALAGVKSVTIYDPAPVEIADVGTQFFLREADVGKPRHEVTAPRLAELNSYVPVKVLEGSGEITPEMVAPYQAVVLTNTTLAKQIEIDEFARTKGIFFIAADVRGLFGSVFNDFGDDFTCVDPTGENPLSGMVLYVETGPDALVTCVDETRHGLEDGDFVTFSEIKGMDTLNGAEPRKVTVKGPYTFSVGDTTGLGEYVSGGLFTQVKMPKVLHFKSLKDTLTQPEYFITDFAKWDRPSTLHVGFQALSQYFEKNGRLPRARNVEDAAALTAIAKEIHSSTATEGDLDEKVIEELAFQATGDVSPMVAVIGGFVAQEVLKAVSAKFHPMQQNMYFDALEALPTELPTEADCQPTGSRYDGQIAVFGKKFHDKIAANRQFLVGSGAIGCEMLKNWSMMGLGSGPEGSIVVTDLDTIEKSNLNRQFLFRAKDVGKFKAESAAAAVTEMNPALKGKITTYQDRVGPETEETFGDEFFSKLDCVTNALDNVMARQYMDRRCVFYQKPLLESGTLGTKANTQVVLPFITESYSSSQDPPEKSIPSCTVKNFPNAIEHTIQWAREAFDALFVNPPTTVNLYLSQPNFVETTLKSSGQHHEQLKQIERYLVQRPTTFAECVQWARLQYQNSYDNDISQLLYNLPKDQVNSNGTPFWSGPKRAPDPLEFNIDDELDFAYLVAAANLHAFNYGLKGERDPAVFRKALEGFNVPKFTPKSGVKIQVNENEPVNETPDDSDDISSIVKGLPSPSTLAGFRLVPCDFEKDDDSNHHIDFVTAASNLRARNYSITEADRHKTKLIAGKIIPAIATTTALAVGLVCLELYKIIDGKDDLEQYKNGFVNLALPFFGFSEPIAAAKQKYNDTEWTLWDRFEIDGNPTLQEIIDWFQDKHQLELQMVSQGVSMLWSAFTAPKKAAERLPKKISDLVEEVSKKALPSWQKSLLVEVMADDPTGEDVEVPYLLINLP from the exons ATGGAGGTCGACCCTGTCGCTGGCAACAACCAAA TTGACG AGGGCCTCTACTCGCGCCAGCT TTACGTGCTTGGTCAtgagg cgatgaagaagatggCCAACTCGAacgtccttgtcgtcgggATGAAGGGCCTCGGTGTCGAGATTG CCAAGAACATCGCGCTTGCCGGAGTAAAGAGCGTGACGATCTACGACCCAGCGCCGGTCGagatcgccgacgtcggcaccCAG TTCTTCCTacgcgaggccgacgtcggcaagCCTCGCCACGAGGTgaccgcgccgcgcctcgccgagctcaactCGTACGTGCCTGTAAAGGTGCTCGAGGGGAGCGGCGAGATCACGCCCGAGATGGTTGCGCCGTACCAG gcggTGGTCCTCACGAACACGACGCTCGCAAAGCAGATCGAGATTGACGAGTTCGCCCGCACCAAGGGCATCTTCTTCATTGCGGCTGATGTGCGCGGCCTGTTTGGGTCGGTGTTCAACGACTTTGGCGACGACTTCACTTGCGTCGACCCCACCGGCGAGAACCCATTGAGCGGCATGGTTCTCTATGTCGAGACTGGGCCGGATGCGCTCGTCACTTGTGTGGACGAGACGCGCCACGGCCTTGAGGACGGCGACTTCGTCACATTCTCCGAGATCAAGGGTATGGACACGCTGAACGGCGCAGAGCCCCGGAAGGTCACTGTGAAGG gtcCTTACACCTTCTCCGTCGGCGACACCACCGGTCTTGGCGAGTACGTGTCGGGCGGCCTCTTCACGCAGGTGAAGATGCCCAAGGTCCTGCACTTCAagtcgctcaaggacaCCCTCACCCAGCCCGAGTACTTCATCACCGACTTTGCCAAGTGGGACCGCCCCTCGACGCTCCACGTCGGTTTCCAGGCCCTCTCGCAGTACTTTGAGAAGAACGGCCGCCTTCCCCGTGCTCGCAATGTTGAGGATGCCGCCGCACTGACTGCCATCGCGAAGGAGATCCACTCGTccaccgccaccgagggtgacctcgacgagaaggttatcgaggagctcgcgtTCCAGGCGACCGGCGACGTTTCACCCATGGTCGCTGTCATCGGTGGCTTCGTCGCCCAGGAGGTGCTCAAGGCCGTCTCGGCCAAGTTCCACCCCATGCAGCAGAACATGTACtttgacgcgctcgaggcgctcccCACCGAGCTTCCCACTGAGGCCGACTGCCAGCCCACTGGCTCGCGCTACGACGGCCAGATCGCCGTATTCGGCAAGAAGTTCCACGACAAGATTGCCGCCAACCGCCAGTTCCTCGTTGGGTCGGGCGCCATCGGCTGCGAGATGCTTAAGAACTGGTCGATGATGGGTCTTGGCTCAGGTCCCGAGGGCTCGATTGTGGTCACTGACCTCGACACGATCGAGAAGTCGAACCTCAACCGCCAGTTCCTCTTCCGTGCCAAGGACGTCGGCAAGTTCAAGGCAGAGtctgccgccgctgccgttACCGAAATGAACCCCGcgctcaagggcaagaTCACCACCTACCAGGACCGTGTGGGCCCCGAGACTGAGGAAACATTCGGCGACGAGTTCTTCAGCAAGCTCGACTGCGTGACcaacgcgctcgacaacgTCATGGCGCGCCAGTACATGGACCGCCGCTGTGTCTTCTACCAGAAGCCGCTCCTGGAGTCTGGCACGCTCGGCACCAAAGCCAACACCcaggtcgtcctccccTTCATCACCGagtcgtactcgtcctctCAGGACCCCCCTGAGAAGTCTATCCCCTCATGTACGGTCAAGAACTTCCCCAACGCCATTGAGCACACCATCCAG TGGGCTCGCGAGGCTTTCGACGCCCTTTTCGTCAACCCGCCCACGACCGTCAACCTCTACCTCTCGCAACCCAACTTTGTCGAGACGACGCTCAAGAGCTCGGGTCAGCACCacgagcagctcaagcAAATTGAGCGCTACCTCGTCCAGCGCCCGACGACGTTCGCCGAGTGCGTCCAGTGGGCTCGCCTCCAGTACCAGAACAGCTACGATAACGATATCAGTCAGCTCCTGTACAACCTCCCCAAGGATCAGGTTAACTCGAACGGCACGCCCTTCTGGTCGGGTCCCAAGCGTGCCCCCGACCCGCTTGAGTTCAacatcgacgacgaacTTGACTTTGCctacctcgtcgccgctgccaaCCTCCACGCCTTCAACTATGgcctcaagggcgagcgcgacccTGCCGTCTTCCGCAAGGCACTTGAGGGCTTCAACGTGCCCAAGTTCACCCCGAAGAGCGGCGTCAAGATCCAGGTGAACGAGAACGAGCCCGTAAACGAGACGcccgacgactcggacgacatCAGCTCGATCGTCAAGGGCCTTCcttcgccctcgacgctcGCTGGATTCCGCCTGGTACCTTGCGACTTtgagaaggacgacgactcgaACCACCACATCGACTTTGTCACGGCGGCCTCCAACCTCCGCGCCCGCAACTACAGCATCACGGAGGCGGACCGCCACAAGACGAAGCTGATCGCGGGCAAGATCATCCCGGCCATCGCGACGACAACCGCGCTTGctgtcggcctcgtctgCCTCGAGCTGTACAAGATCATCGATGGcaaggacgacctcgagcagtACAAGAACGGGTTTGTCAACCTCGCGCTGCCGTTCTTCGGTTTCTCCGAGCCAatcgccgcggccaagcaGAAGTACAACGACACCGAGTGGACGCTGTGGGACCGCTTCGAGATTGACGGCAACCCAACGTTACAGGAGATCATCGACTGGTTCCAGGACAAGCACCAGCTCGAGTTGCAGATGGTGTCACAGGGCGTGTCGATGCTGTGGTCGGCGTTCACGGCGCCCAAGAAG GCGGCCGAGCGTCTCCCGAAGAAGATCTCggatctcgtcgaggaggttaGCAAGAAGGCGTTACCGAGCTGGCAGAAGAGCCTGCTGGTTGAGGTCATGGCTGACGACCCAAccggcgaggacgtcgaggtgcCCTAC ctccTGATCAACCTTCCGTAA